The window AATAATGTTTTGCATGTTGATAAAAGAAGGTTTTTGAAGATAGCGaagttttttatcattatttcaaGAAGTGAAATTATAAcgcatatatttatcttaaatacaTATGAATTACTTATATTATGATGAAAGTGCAAGAGTCGTAGAGTTTCTTGCATATCGCGTGCGTCTAGATTTTAAATGGTCTATTGAATCAAGATAATTGTCTCTAATTAGATAAAAGCTCCAACGACACTATTGATCAAACAAatggaataataatattaaaaatttaatacttttttggCATCGTTAACACTATTCTAATAGTCAAGTATAGAAATTATCTTTATCAATCCGAAACAAAAATTGCCGAAAAccataaataaaacatgaagtttttgtttataattaatctagAAGTTTTTGTCACGATGGAGCCGTTTATCTTATTTCTGACTAAggcgaatatttatttatgctaTTTTGTTCTAAGAAAGTCAACTTATTTTGAGCCTTTAAAGATTCCACATGTGCAACCTATTCCATTGTTGGGCAACATGGCCCCTTTTGTTTTCGGACGTATGGCCCATTCAGAATtcctacaaaaaatatacaatctCTTTGCAGACGCAAAGTACTTTATCAGCTTCTACGAGTTTTCAACGCTCATCTTCGTTACCTAATCGTTGAACTAATTTGTGAGATTACTATCAAACAAGTCAATAATTTCTGCGACCATCGTAGTTTCGTGAACGAAACTCTTGATCCGATAATCAGTAGAAATCTATTTAATCTGTGAGATCACTGGCACGAGATCCGAAAGCTCTTTAATCCTAGTTTTACAGCAAGATGAAGATGTTTGAAGTTATAAGTCAGTGTGCCGAGAACTTTACTAATTTTGTGGCAATGCAATCTAGAAAACTagtaagatatataatacaaaagacATACTTTGAAAATACGCCACTGATACGATGGCCATGTGTGCATTCGGCATCAGCGTGGATTCTTTTAAAGGTAAATAACGAATTCTTCCAAATAacgaataataaattcttcgtGCTTGGCAAAAAAGCAATGACTTTTGATGCCTGGATGTCTTTCAACAGTTCTTGAGAAGTGTTCTTCATGCACAGAATTTCCCGCTACTTGCAAAACtcttcaaattatattaattaaaaatgtttagcgcaaaaataaagaatgtttttaattatatcgttGCCAATACTGTGAAGGCAAAAAATGAGCAGTGAATTGTTTGTCCGGACATAATTCAGTTAATGATGGAGaccagaaataaataatagacaaataatggaaaaaagtGGACTTGAGTTTGACATCGATGAGATGACCGCTCAGGcattcgatttttttataagcgGATTCGATTCTGTAACATTAGCTATGTGTTTTATGACGCACGAAATTGGTGTTAATTCTCATATTCAAAGCAAATTGAAAGAAGAAATCTACTACTGTCTTCAGACAGATCAATGGCAAACCTACCTATGAGGCTATTAATCGTATGAGGTATTTGGACGCAATACTAAACGAGACTCTTAGATTGTATCcggtaacttttttaattaacagaaAATGCGTCAAAGAGACTGAATTGCCATCAGCAATTCCGGATGGTAAATCAATAACATTAAAACCTGGAAATTATATATGGTTTCCAACTTTCTCTCTGCAACGCGATTCAAAGTACTATCCGTATTCAGACAAATTTTATCCAGAAAGTTTTCTTAATGGCAGTATATAGATAACTCGGTTTATATGCCATTTGGGTATCGGACCCAGAATGTACATTGCCTACAGGTTTGTCTTACTAGTAGCAAAAGTGATGCTGTTCTATCTGCTTTGGCGTTGCAATCTCGAATCCgatgttaaaacaaaaatttttatagtgttCAAGTAATCAAACTTGAAAGCAGATAAAGGGTTGAAGATGCGTGCGAAAAATCCAAAGGCTCCTACTACATAATGTTTATCAAGTAAACATtgacaaaaattaagaaacaatGATTTATCGTattcatcatttattttaaacatggaacaacatatttaaagattatagctttacaaatttagccttttctttttttaaatgtgtaaaaaaattaaaatataaattgtagaagaatttgtttttaaatattgtaagaatgacgaatttaaaataatttgcatgaactaaaaattaacgaaaaagttattattagaTGTCAAAAACTGTCTTAATTAAAACGTGACACTTCTCGTATATAGTTCTTATAATAAATCTCTttctattacaaatttatctcttttatcaaatatttgctaaagaataatcaactatatatttgttgcaaaaattatctctgtaaaatcgcttacaataatattaaagcaatttaagtaaatattaattatttatatgaacaaTCTGAAGAAGATATTTTGTCGTACTAAAGTGTTGtgcaataatattcaaaattaaaagtcaGTTAATATCTAATCTAAGAAAAACAACAATATTTgcatgataaaaatatgttttcaaAGAATGCAAAGTGCTTTGTCATCATCTCAAGAAGATAGTCAATTAATCAAAAAGATATTGAATTTGTGAGTGTAATAGTAAGATAATGCATCTGTGTCGACGcacttttaatactattacttATAGTACATCGTGGCGTATGTGAAGCAGGCAGTCGTAGAATTTCTCGCGCGGTGTGTGCAACTCCCTGCCAGATAATTTATCAAGTTAACCGtttctaattaaatagaaaCTTTAACAACGATTAGCATTAgtgcaataatataattagaaatcgTGTGCTTCTCTCATCACTAAAACTAATCTAAGTCaagtattaaaactttttatcaaTCCGTAGCAAAGATTGCTAACGATCAACAACTATAATCAAAAACAATATTCTTGTGAATTTTGGAAATTCCTGTAATGATGGAGCCGTCTACTTTACTTCTGACTATTCTGACAGCGAGTATTTGCTTATACTATTTTGTGTTAAGCAAGTTAACTTACTTCGAGCGACTAAAGGTCCCATACGTGCAACCTGTGCCATTGTTAGGCAACATGGCACCTTTTGTTTTTGGACGTATAGGCCATGTCGAActcatacaaaaattatacaatctCTTCCCAAACGCAAAGTACTTTGGCCTCTACGATTTTTTAACGCCTATCTTCGTTATTCGTGATCCGGAACTAATTTCTGAGATTGCTATTAAACAATTCGACAACTTCTGCGATCACCGTGGCTTTGTGAATAAAACTCTTGATCCAATAGCTggcaagaatttatttaacttacaaGGAGATCATTGGCGCGAGATGCGAAAGCTTCTTAGCCCTAGTTTTACATCCAGCAAGATGAAGATGATGTTTGAACTTATGAGTCAGTGCGCCGAAAACTTTGCCAATTTTGTGGCAACAGAATCTGGAATAACTGGTAAGACACACAATATGAAAGATGTACTTTGCAGATATGCCAACGATACAGTGGCCACGTGCGCATTCGGTATCAGCGTGGATTCTTTCAAAAATCCGAACAACGAATTTTTCGTGCTTGGCAAAAAAGCAATGGTTTTTAATGCCTGGATATCTTTCAAGTTTTTCATGCATAGAAATTTTCCGCTACTTTCAAATCTCATCAAACTGAGAATGTTTGGcccaaaaatagaaaattttttcaaagatatcGTTGCCAGTACTGTGAAGGTCAGGGATGAACAGAGAATTGTTCGCCCGGACATGATTCAGTTGATGATGGAGACCAGAAACAAAAATAGCGGACCTGAGTTCGACATCGACGAAATGACCGCCCAAgcttttgttttctttctcgCCGGATTCGATTCTGTATCAACAGCTATGTGTTTTATGACTCACGAAATTGCTGTCAATCCTGATGTTCAGAGTAAATTGAAAGAGGAAATCAACAGTGTTCTTGTACAGACCAATGGCAAACCTACCTACGAAACCATTAATCGCATGAAATATTTGGATGCCGTAGTAAACGAAACTCTTAGACTGTATCCAATAGCATCTTTTCTTGATAGAATATGCATCAAGGAGACCGAATTGCCACCAGCGACTCCGAATAGTGAACCAATCAGAATAAAGCCTGGAGATAGCATATGGTTCTCTAGTTTCTCTCTGCATCATGATCCAAAATATTACCCGCATCCAGATAAATTCAATCCAGAAAGATTCCTCGACGGCAGTGTGGACAATTCAGTCTACATACCATTCGGCATCGGTCCTAGAATCTGCATTGGCAATAGGTTCGCCCTAATGGAAGCAAAAGTGATGTTGTTCTATCTGCTTTGGCGTTGCGATCTTGAACCCGACGTTAAAACCAAAGTGCCTCTTGCATTGGACAAGAAAACAATCACTATGACGGCAGAGAAAGGCTTTTGGTTGAAGATACGTGCGAAAAATTTAAACACTCCTGTCATGCAATGTTTATCACACGGACAAAGTTGAAGAATAGTGATTTATTTGAACTATGAAATTATACACTTAAAATTAAGTAACTTAGAATTTagcttttttctcaattaaataatagaaattaaaaaattttattttataattacaaatttatattaaatatttttaaggtaATACAtctagaaaagaataattttaattagaatgtGGTACAAAATtgtgcaatataaaattaatttgatgttatattgtttaatcCGGTAAactgaattaaaaatgtagtaTAAAAgctttattcaattattgaaTGTTTTTGATGCAATTGTATGTATTTTGGAAATGATCATGTGTAAAGTACACTAGAAAAGAGTAAATATACCCATGTTGAAAGATAGCCCCGAATACCTTGACGTATATTATCAAGATTATCCTCCTGGGTAAGCTTCAAAAGGTTTTAACCATCGCTTGTAATTCATCAAAAAGTTATAATCaagattaatttcataaataagatgtatattaaaaaaaaaaaaatttatgcgtaaataataataataataacaataaaagaaaataattttattttgcgtaGACTAATATAAATATGGGGGGATAGCAAAATCCCTCTTGAACATAAGAACGTATTTTCTCTATAGGCAAGAcgaaattaaatgattaaatataaaatgcaaaatgtagAAATAGATCATGTAAATGCTTCATCCATTGCattgaaaaaaagatgtttGTCAATTAGCTTGACTGTgcattctattatatataaaagaagtaGTGTTATTTTGCTAAAAAGATGTAGagctaataattattaaatacttaaatatgcaaataaatattaaattaacaaaatttattataatgtaatcttACATCTTAATATAACTAACGttatttttcactaaaattaaaaaagtatttaattatttcacattcatTGATCATATATTCCTGTACGCCGATTGTCAATGTATTGaacaaactattttttatttaatttcaacacataacatatttttatttttattattgttttaaataacaatagtATACcgaacataataaatattattatagatcataaatattatatttatatatagtatttacataaatattattatttctatattttattattttgctttatgTTTAATGTTTTGTTTCATAATATAGAACACGTATTCTTACAAACTATACAACAATAAACACACTATGAACAAATAGaagaatgataattttatatacagtataatatataaataaaactcaaataagattaaatattaagtaattaataatatcgttGCAACCGACCTTCGTTTATCATATTTCACAACGtttgcaatttatattataatattaaaacattacgTTTAAGATCAATCGCATTCATAGTtacttattaaacaaaattagcaTTTGCttaataaagcaaatattaataatggtaCGTTAATaagaacaaattaaatttgtattgaaattataattacggAACAAATTACGAAGTCATATAGCTTAATGACTAATTgtgaaatcaattttttctttttatgttgATAACTTTTTGACTTGCAGATCATACTCGTCTTTGataccatttttttatatcaatgcATTTTTCCTTAACATATCAGATAATGTTGAACTCGCATTTCTCAGTAGAAATGCAATAAACcaatataaaaagtacttacaaacaattaataaaatttaatttaaaatatatgtataaactttttattacacatactccaaaatagtaataatgaacgattaattttgtacctgtgtttttaaaattaacctTACAATTAGAGCAAATCTATATTAtaagatacataaaaataattttaaaaaaaatttatttaaaaatgtatttaaattcaatcaaaCTATAGTATGATTGAAGAATCAATATCATAGTTTGtgtttaaatacatttctaaCAACAGATCATggaattacacaaaatttttttttgtttgtcattattttttcatcatatacatatgttgattatactttgtatatatatattttttgtatttaaattacatatcatcgacataaaatttcaattgctAAGAAGTCGATATTtggtcataaaaaaatatgtatactttatttcaatatatattttgataaataaaaatgcactGAAAATCTCtcaaagcaaataaaattttatagtaaaatatttttaaccataAGAGACttttaaagaacaaaattaaagtaaaaatacaaaaatatgttctACAAatctataatgtataatacaattatgaactttttaaatagtataccttaattaaattaataaatatataaatatgaaacatgtaaattaattttataattaaattatattaaaaatcaatgttttctataattaataatcaatttccatGTAATAGTAGGATTATCAATTTTGTCCTTCTTTTCTCTTAGCGTCATTAACTTAACAATGAAGTgcggaaattatttttgtcaatccaaaacaaaaattgttaaaaaaatacaaatcataataaaaaacgtggtactatatataattaatatatgattagTAATATAAGATTTCTAACTTTTTCTCTGCATCACGATCTAAAGTACTATCCTCATCCAAACAAGTTTGATccagaaatatttcttaacgGCGATGTGGATAACTCGATCTATATACCATTTGGTATCGGACCCAGAATgtgtactgcatatataggttTCCCTTACTAAAAGCAAAAGTTATGCTGTTCTATCTGTTTTGGCGTTGCAATCTGAAACCCGACTTTAACATCAGAGTTTTTGTGgtgttaaagaagaaattaaaataattcacacCAAACGGAAGATTTCGGTTAAAGTCgtgaatgaaaaatttaagaaatcatACTATGTTACAATGCTTATATCAGATAGATATAAAGTTGAAGGACTACGATAAGGCACATTTATATTCTGTAAATACGAAGAACACGATATCTTTTGCAGTTacgtaataaagaaaattttgattaaagattgaaaaattaaagattatatttaattgattatataagtTTGTTTTTTAGTATCTTTCTTTAATCACGTGTGCGAAGTGTGAGGAAacgtaaaattgaaaatatatcatCTTTAGTTATATAACATACttctatttattatgtatttacatGTTAAGATTTTACATAAGTAATTAGATAACTTATtgttgtaaaatgtttttataaaaaaaaataaaaaccaataaaaaataggacaattaagaaaaagagatgaaaaaagaagtgagatagagaagagagagagatgaaatTATGACAAAGATTGATTATACGAacaggtaatataattaatatatgattGATAAActggaaaatatataaaactattcatttattttgacaataatttatgatattcaTCATTcgtttttaacataaaattacaattttgaagtttattttttgaaatatataatagttttgcGAATTTAACCTTTTCCtcaattaaacatataaaaatataaacatacaaatttcaaaaagaatgtttttgaatattttaaaattgacaaatttgGAATAGTTTGCAGTTGAGCTAAGATTGATAATGAAGTTATTATTAGACgtcaaaaaaaagaattgtcttaatcaagaaataatatttctcgtataatttacttttcgtaattattaatacatttttgtttgttttttgttcATTCCTTATAATGCCAAAAAATTGACTTTCTGCACTTACtacataatgtattattttattaaaaaattatttttttatcaaatatttactaCAGAATAAACAGCTATTTGTTTGTTGTATTTATCTCTTgcgataatattaaaacaatttaagtaaatatttacatgaaCAAAATCaggaaaagatattttattttattgtaagtgCTAGGCAATGACATTCGAAATTGAAAGCCAGTAAATCTTTAACGTAAGAGAAACAACAATATTTGCATGATAAGAATGTTTTTGAAGAACGGCGAAAGGCTTTATCATCGTCTCAAGAAAACTGTCAATTGGTACAAAAGATAAATTGACGTCTGTATCCACGCactttaaatgttaataactaCGTCGTGTCGTACGTACAGCAACCAGTCATCGACGTTCTCGCGCGGTGCGTGCATCTTCTCGCCAAACAAACTATTCAGTTAACTGTTTCTATTTTCAATTAGATAGAAACTTTAACGACAATTATAACAGTGCAATAAcgtaattagaaattttgcgTTTCACTTCttgcattattaaaactaCTCTAAGTCAAGTGTCAAAACCTTTCATCAATTCGAAACAACGATTGCTGGAAAGCAGAAGTTATAAATcaaaaacttgttttttttttattaactaattCAGGGAGTTCTGTGACAATGGAACCGTCTACTTTACTTCTAACTATTCTGACAGCGAGTATttgcttatattattttgttctaagcaaattaacatatttcaaGCGACTAAAAGTTCCGTATGTGCAGCCTATTCCGTTCCTAGGTAATATGGCTCCTTTCGTCTTCGGACGTATGACTCTTTCGGAGCTGCTACAAAAAGTATACAATCTCTTCCCAGACGCAAAGTATTTTGGTTTCTATGATTTTTCAAGACCTGTTTTCGTTATCCGTGATCCAGAACTAATTTCTACAATCGCCATCACACAATTCGATCATTTTTGCGACCATCATGGTTTCGTGAACGAAACCCTCGATCCAATAGCTAGTAAAAATCTTTTCAACTTACAAGGAGATCATTGGCGTGAAATGCGAAAACTTCTTAGTCCTAGTTTTACATCCAGCAAAATGAAAATGATGTTTGAACTTATAAATCAGTGTGCCGAGAATTTTACCAGTTTTGTGGCAACAGAATCTGGAAAAACCTGCAAGACATATGATATGAAAGACATACTTTCTAGATACACTACCGATACGGTAGCCACGTGCGCATTCGGCATAAGTGTGGATTCTTTTAACGATCCAAACAACGAATTTTCCGTAGTTGGCAGAAAATCAATGCGTTTTGGAGGACCCTGGGTGAGCTTCACGTTTTTCATGCATAGAAGTTTTCCGCTACTTGCGAATTTTTTCAAACTGAGAATGTTTGGCCCCaaaatagagaattttttcaaaaatattgttactaATACTGTGAAGTTTAGGGATGAACAGGGAATTTTTCGTCCAGACATGATTCAATTAATGATGGAAACCAGAAACAAAAACAGTGGACTTGTGTTTGACATAAACGAGATGACCGCTCAGgcttttgttttctttctcgCTGGATTCGATACTATATCAACAGCCATGTGTTGGATGACTCATGTAATCGCTGTCAATTCTGATGTTCAGAGTAAATTAAGAGAGGAAATCGATAATGTCCTTATAAAGACCAACGGTAAACCTACCTACGAAGCCATTAATGGCATGAAGTATTTGGATGCGGTAGTAAACGAGACTCTTAGAATGTATCCAGTATCATCTTTTCTTGATAGAATATGCACCAAAGAGACCGAATTGCCACCACCAACTTCGAATAGCCAACCAATCAGAATAAAGCCTGGAGATAGCATATGGTTCTCGGCTTTATCTCTACAACGTGATCCAAAGTATTACCCGCATCCAGACAAGTTCGATCCAGAAAGATTTCTTAACGGCAGTGTGGATAATTCAATCTACATGCCATTTGGTATCGGTCCAAGAATCTGTATTGCCTATAGGTTCGCCCTAATGGAAGCAAAAG of the Monomorium pharaonis isolate MP-MQ-018 chromosome 11, ASM1337386v2, whole genome shotgun sequence genome contains:
- the LOC105831338 gene encoding cytochrome P450 9e2, with the translated sequence MMEPSTLLLTILTASICLYYFVLSKLTYFERLKVPYVQPVPLLGNMAPFVFGRIGHVELIQKLYNLFPNAKYFGLYDFLTPIFVIRDPELISEIAIKQFDNFCDHRGFVNKTLDPIAGKNLFNLQGDHWREMRKLLSPSFTSSKMKMMFELMSQCAENFANFVATESGITGKTHNMKDVLCRYANDTVATCAFGISVDSFKNPNNEFFVLGKKAMVFNAWISFKFFMHRNFPLLSNLIKLRMFGPKIENFFKDIVASTVKVRDEQRIVRPDMIQLMMETRNKNSGPEFDIDEMTAQAFVFFLAGFDSVSTAMCFMTHEIAVNPDVQSKLKEEINSVLVQTNGKPTYETINRMKYLDAVVNETLRLYPIASFLDRICIKETELPPATPNSEPIRIKPGDSIWFSSFSLHHDPKYYPHPDKFNPERFLDGSVDNSVYIPFGIGPRICIGNRFALMEAKVMLFYLLWRCDLEPDVKTKVPLALDKKTITMTAEKGFWLKIRAKNLNTPVMQCLSHGQS
- the LOC105831341 gene encoding cytochrome P450 9e2-like, which gives rise to MEPSTLLLTILTASICLYYFVLSKLTYFKRLKVPYVQPIPFLGNMAPFVFGRMTLSELLQKVYNLFPDAKYFGFYDFSRPVFVIRDPELISTIAITQFDHFCDHHGFVNETLDPIASKNLFNLQGDHWREMRKLLSPSFTSSKMKMMFELINQCAENFTSFVATESGKTCKTYDMKDILSRYTTDTVATCAFGISVDSFNDPNNEFSVVGRKSMRFGGPWVSFTFFMHRSFPLLANFFKLRMFGPKIENFFKNIVTNTVKFRDEQGIFRPDMIQLMMETRNKNSGLVFDINEMTAQAFVFFLAGFDTISTAMCWMTHVIAVNSDVQSKLREEIDNVLIKTNGKPTYEAINGMKYLDAVVNETLRMYPVSSFLDRICTKETELPPPTSNSQPIRIKPGDSIWFSALSLQRDPKYYPHPDKFDPERFLNGSVDNSIYMPFGIGPRICIAYRFALMEAKVMLFYLLWRCDLEPDIKTRAHPALKKKAFMMETEGGFWLKIRARKSKPPVIQCLSNKVEK